One window from the genome of Phycisphaerales bacterium encodes:
- a CDS encoding ComEC/Rec2 family competence protein, with amino-acid sequence MAADAALSAPAEASAVKVSRRPVVVLALLAAGVLIANVFEIRSLWLWLTPAAAAAGMVLSAFWRRREPILPAPLLLGAALIALSACWATLLEHRASPSSIAAMVTDRDHLWHIEGRIASPPTVKTPGRGSLGRYGFQEPITVFRFDVQQAIRSDGTSQPMGGVVLVRVSGPGYHWNIGDRLRLIGMVRAFPPAMNPGETNLAEIARAQGLAGLFDVATEESVVELGVESEWVWRLRRWQSDLRQRAAGWIRQDLPETDETQRDALLAALMLGERGPGLDGLDKSFTRVGLAHLLAISGMHLAILVLTGLMLVRLFSWPPAVERLVIALLVVAYLSIVPARVPAWRAGVMSLAFLGAGVAGRRLDHLNLWAISAIVVLLWKPSEIAAPGAQLSFGVVLAFITLTPHLRRHFFGETRDTELLSPADELLEQGKTIVTATVVAWLVATPLAAHHFGVICPLAPLATLPAMLLTHIALTAGYLKALTAVLLPSVGVLIAPVLAIATDGLIGLVDRVDRLPLSTIPVQPPGVLWTVAVTAALVCWIRFPAGAFASRWRRWAMPCLVLAFTAWLLRAELPQWFNPMRQRDRIIMLAVGNGSCYIVESGGEAVMFDAGSGNYLGIGDSTIIPAVRRLGILEVQTLALSHGDVDHFAAAIEVMSELHTRRLLITSDMMNQAASDPLGPIALVVNEAERLGVQLIIADAGYQADFGQSHWTWMHPPADGVYRASNEASMVVRVECGAHRLLLTGDIQGAGLVELMHSRDAGELKATIMELPHHGSWSEMSAEFVRMVDPQIVLQSTADGRLIGDRWVDELASRQRYITAVHGATVIELDRGQPPRVHTHLAPSESSEPGQSPSR; translated from the coding sequence GTGGCCGCTGATGCCGCGCTCTCGGCGCCGGCGGAGGCGAGCGCGGTGAAGGTGTCGCGGCGGCCGGTGGTGGTGCTGGCGCTGCTCGCGGCCGGGGTGCTCATCGCCAATGTCTTCGAGATCCGCTCGCTCTGGCTTTGGCTCACGCCTGCCGCCGCCGCGGCGGGGATGGTCCTGAGCGCCTTCTGGCGCCGGCGCGAGCCGATTCTCCCCGCGCCGCTGCTGCTGGGCGCGGCCCTGATCGCGCTGAGCGCGTGCTGGGCGACGCTGCTCGAGCATCGCGCGAGCCCGTCATCCATCGCCGCGATGGTGACGGACCGCGATCATCTCTGGCACATCGAAGGGCGCATCGCCAGCCCGCCGACCGTCAAGACGCCCGGGCGGGGCTCGCTGGGTCGCTACGGCTTTCAGGAGCCCATCACGGTTTTCCGATTCGATGTGCAGCAGGCCATCCGCAGCGATGGTACGAGCCAACCCATGGGCGGCGTGGTGCTCGTGCGCGTAAGCGGGCCGGGCTATCACTGGAACATCGGCGACCGGCTGCGCCTCATCGGCATGGTGCGAGCCTTTCCCCCGGCGATGAACCCGGGTGAGACGAATCTCGCCGAAATTGCCCGGGCCCAGGGCCTGGCGGGCCTCTTCGACGTCGCCACGGAAGAGAGCGTGGTCGAACTCGGCGTGGAAAGCGAGTGGGTGTGGCGCCTGCGCCGCTGGCAGAGCGACCTGCGGCAGCGCGCCGCGGGATGGATTCGCCAGGACCTGCCCGAGACCGACGAAACCCAGCGCGATGCGCTGCTGGCGGCGCTGATGCTCGGCGAGCGCGGCCCGGGCCTCGACGGGCTCGACAAGTCGTTTACGCGCGTGGGCCTGGCGCACCTGCTGGCGATCTCGGGCATGCACCTGGCGATCCTCGTGCTGACCGGGCTCATGCTCGTGCGGCTCTTCTCCTGGCCGCCGGCGGTCGAGCGGCTGGTGATCGCGCTGCTGGTGGTGGCGTACCTTTCGATCGTGCCCGCGCGCGTTCCGGCGTGGCGCGCGGGTGTGATGTCGCTGGCGTTTCTGGGCGCGGGCGTGGCGGGCCGGCGGCTGGATCACCTCAACCTCTGGGCCATCAGCGCCATCGTCGTGCTGCTCTGGAAGCCCAGCGAGATCGCGGCGCCTGGCGCGCAGTTAAGTTTCGGCGTGGTGCTGGCGTTCATCACGCTCACGCCGCACCTGCGCCGGCATTTCTTCGGCGAAACGCGCGACACCGAACTGCTCAGCCCCGCCGATGAACTGTTGGAGCAGGGCAAGACCATCGTAACGGCCACCGTGGTCGCCTGGCTCGTGGCCACGCCGCTGGCGGCGCATCACTTCGGCGTCATCTGCCCGCTGGCGCCGCTGGCCACTTTGCCCGCCATGCTGCTCACGCACATCGCGCTGACCGCAGGCTATCTCAAGGCGCTCACGGCCGTGCTGCTGCCCAGCGTCGGCGTACTGATTGCGCCGGTGCTGGCCATCGCGACCGACGGGCTCATCGGGCTGGTTGATCGCGTCGATCGCCTGCCGCTCTCGACCATTCCCGTCCAGCCGCCGGGCGTGCTGTGGACCGTTGCGGTGACGGCGGCTCTGGTGTGCTGGATCCGCTTCCCGGCCGGGGCGTTTGCCAGCCGGTGGCGGCGCTGGGCCATGCCGTGCCTGGTGCTCGCGTTCACGGCGTGGCTGCTGCGGGCCGAGTTGCCGCAGTGGTTCAATCCGATGCGCCAGCGAGACCGAATCATCATGCTCGCGGTCGGCAACGGCTCATGTTACATCGTCGAGAGCGGCGGCGAGGCGGTGATGTTTGACGCCGGCTCGGGCAACTACCTCGGCATCGGCGACTCGACCATCATCCCCGCGGTGCGGCGGCTGGGCATCCTCGAAGTGCAGACGCTCGCGCTGAGCCACGGCGACGTCGATCATTTCGCCGCGGCGATCGAAGTCATGAGCGAACTGCACACGAGGCGGCTGCTCATCACCTCCGACATGATGAACCAGGCCGCGAGCGATCCGCTCGGCCCGATCGCGCTGGTGGTGAATGAGGCCGAGCGGCTGGGAGTGCAACTCATCATCGCCGACGCCGGCTATCAGGCCGACTTCGGCCAGTCGCACTGGACGTGGATGCACCCGCCGGCGGACGGCGTGTACCGCGCGAGCAACGAAGCCTCGATGGTCGTGCGCGTCGAATGCGGCGCGCACCGCCTGCTGCTCACCGGCGACATCCAGGGCGCGGGGCTCGTCGAACTCATGCACAGCCGCGACGCCGGCGAACTGAAGGCGACGATCATGGAACTGCCGCACCACGGCAGCTGGTCGGAGATGAGCGCCGAATTCGTCCGCATGGTCGATCCGCAGATCGTGCTGCAGAGCACGGCCGACGGCCGGCTCATCGGCGACCGCTGGGTGGATGAACTTGCCTCTCGGCAGCGCTACATCACCGCCGTGCACGGCGCGACGGTCATCGAACTGGATCGCGGCCAGCCGCCTCGCGTGCACACCCACCTTGCTCCATCGGAATCTTCCGAGCCGGGTCAGTCGCCTTCGCGGTAG
- a CDS encoding RpiB/LacA/LacB family sugar-phosphate isomerase: MKIFVGADHRGVKGALEVVEILRSLRHEVQYIGHLDQTSVDYPEQAYLVALAVASGRADRGVLLTGSGIGTCITCNKIKGIRAVVGYDSWAAEISRAHHDCNVLCIPADLVGPNDLRKIVIKWIETEFEAGRHERRLRKVRLVEEGKDPADYREGD; the protein is encoded by the coding sequence GTGAAGATATTCGTCGGTGCCGATCATCGAGGCGTTAAGGGCGCGCTGGAGGTTGTCGAGATCCTGCGCTCGCTGCGCCACGAAGTGCAGTACATTGGCCACCTCGACCAGACGAGCGTGGACTACCCCGAGCAGGCTTACCTGGTGGCTCTGGCCGTCGCCTCCGGCCGGGCCGACCGCGGCGTGCTGCTCACCGGCAGCGGAATCGGCACCTGCATCACCTGCAACAAGATCAAGGGCATCCGCGCCGTCGTGGGCTACGACTCTTGGGCCGCCGAAATCAGCCGCGCCCATCATGACTGCAACGTCCTCTGCATCCCCGCCGATCTCGTCGGTCCCAATGACCTGCGCAAGATCGTCATCAAGTGGATCGAGACCGAGTTCGAAGCCGGCCGGCACGAGCGCCGCCTGCGCAAGGTCCGCCTGGTCGAAGAGGGCAAAGACCCTGCCGACTACCGCGAAGGCGACTGA
- a CDS encoding low molecular weight protein arginine phosphatase: MKGRTLLFVCTGNTCRSPMAEGLARHLLAHGLLEGDRHWQIQSAGAWASLGSPATPEAIAAMQHIGVDISTHRSQPLTRDLIEWASVIIGMSQSHLDQVLEIDPAAAPKLRRLNPDQDIQDPIGQTQEVYDQTAREIKRLLQARLKELAR, from the coding sequence ATGAAAGGCCGGACCCTCCTTTTTGTCTGCACCGGCAACACCTGCCGCTCGCCCATGGCCGAGGGTCTGGCCCGGCATCTCCTTGCGCACGGGCTGCTCGAAGGCGATCGCCACTGGCAGATTCAGTCCGCCGGGGCGTGGGCGTCGCTGGGCAGCCCCGCCACGCCCGAGGCCATTGCCGCCATGCAGCACATCGGAGTAGACATCTCCACCCACCGCTCACAGCCGCTCACGCGCGACCTCATCGAGTGGGCGTCGGTCATCATCGGCATGTCGCAGTCGCACCTGGACCAGGTGCTCGAAATCGATCCCGCGGCGGCGCCCAAGCTGCGGCGCCTCAACCCCGACCAGGACATCCAGGATCCCATCGGCCAGACGCAGGAGGTCTACGATCAGACCGCGCGAGAGATCAAGCGGCTGCTGCAGGCGAGATTGAAGGAACTGGCGCGGTGA
- a CDS encoding type II secretion system protein — translation MRHARGFTLLELLVVMGLISLLIAMLMPSLSWARKSARRTACASNLHQIAIGLTNYLGDSDGILPYFIPLSKQNGEEDQSDMLKALRRYIDGDPVWTCPDDNTGVAEQLGSSYDYWPGWIMWARELFKGDPPRSVARVVTKFYEFSPEKYPVMADAEGWHVPLDETGKNASWWDGSVSSLRDWTNPRWRQ, via the coding sequence ATGCGCCACGCGCGGGGTTTCACGCTGCTCGAACTGCTGGTGGTGATGGGCTTGATCAGCCTGCTCATCGCCATGCTCATGCCCAGTCTCTCCTGGGCCCGCAAGAGCGCCCGGCGCACCGCCTGCGCCTCCAATCTCCACCAGATCGCCATCGGCCTGACGAACTACCTCGGCGACAGCGACGGGATCCTGCCCTACTTCATCCCGCTCTCGAAACAGAATGGCGAGGAAGACCAGTCGGACATGCTCAAGGCGCTGCGGCGCTACATCGACGGCGATCCGGTCTGGACGTGCCCTGACGACAATACTGGTGTGGCCGAGCAGCTCGGCTCAAGTTACGACTACTGGCCGGGCTGGATCATGTGGGCGCGCGAGTTGTTTAAGGGCGATCCGCCGCGATCCGTGGCCCGGGTGGTGACGAAGTTCTATGAGTTCTCGCCGGAGAAGTATCCGGTGATGGCCGATGCCGAAGGCTGGCACGTGCCGCTGGATGAAACGGGTAAGAACGCGTCGTGGTGGGATGGATCGGTCTCGTCGCTGCGCGACTGGACGAATCCGCGCTGGCGCCAGTGA
- a CDS encoding NAD(P)(+) transhydrogenase (Re/Si-specific) subunit beta: MLHLATIVTPMPLWVELTQDIAYLVAAVLFIFGIKQLSSPRTARRGNMTAGVGMLLAIVATLYIQSAMSLIWIISGMVVGSAVGAVLAIRIQMTAMPQLVALFNGFGGLASVLVVGSEYLRRSDDITLPITFDQGLTMGLSVLVGCVTFTGSMVAYGKLQGLIAGRPRQWTGQLIGNALMFGLSVVASFWIGLDNTAGWTLLIIAALSSILGVTLTIAIGGADMPVMVALLNSYSGIAACATGFILDPPNKALIVSGALVGASGIILTSIMCKAMNRSLANVLFGGVGTDDSTGAASQQHDDRPVRTVDAEELAMMLDGVRKVIIVPGYGMAVAQAQHAVRDLYHLLQKAGTEVYFGIHPVAGRMPGHMNVLLAEVDIPYDRLLDLDQCNPEFETAEIAMVIGANDVVNPAARHDKSSPIYGMPILNVDKAQTVIVCKRSLAAGYAGVENELFLAPNTLMFFGDAKKSISDLSKALTEQ, from the coding sequence ATGCTCCACCTCGCCACTATCGTCACGCCCATGCCGCTGTGGGTTGAATTGACTCAGGACATCGCGTATCTCGTCGCGGCGGTCCTGTTCATCTTCGGCATCAAGCAACTCAGCTCGCCGCGCACCGCGCGGCGCGGCAACATGACCGCCGGCGTCGGCATGCTCCTGGCCATCGTCGCCACCCTCTACATCCAGAGCGCGATGAGCCTCATCTGGATCATCTCAGGAATGGTCGTGGGCTCAGCCGTCGGCGCTGTTCTGGCCATCCGCATCCAGATGACCGCCATGCCCCAGCTCGTGGCGCTTTTCAACGGATTCGGCGGTCTGGCGTCGGTGCTCGTCGTCGGCAGCGAATACCTGCGCCGCTCGGATGACATCACGCTGCCCATCACCTTCGACCAGGGCCTGACCATGGGCCTGAGCGTGCTCGTCGGCTGCGTGACCTTCACCGGCAGCATGGTCGCATACGGCAAACTGCAGGGCCTCATCGCCGGCCGGCCGCGCCAGTGGACCGGGCAACTCATCGGCAACGCGCTGATGTTCGGCCTGTCGGTCGTCGCCAGTTTCTGGATCGGCCTGGACAACACGGCCGGCTGGACGCTGCTGATCATCGCGGCTCTGTCATCCATCCTCGGCGTGACGCTGACCATCGCCATCGGCGGGGCGGACATGCCCGTGATGGTCGCCCTGCTCAACAGTTACTCCGGCATCGCCGCGTGCGCCACGGGCTTCATCCTCGACCCGCCCAACAAGGCGCTGATTGTGTCGGGCGCGCTCGTGGGCGCCAGCGGGATCATCCTCACGTCAATCATGTGCAAGGCGATGAACCGCAGCCTCGCCAACGTGCTCTTCGGAGGGGTGGGCACCGATGACAGCACCGGCGCCGCCAGCCAGCAGCACGACGACCGGCCCGTGCGCACCGTGGACGCCGAAGAACTCGCCATGATGCTAGATGGGGTGCGCAAGGTCATCATCGTGCCCGGCTACGGCATGGCCGTCGCCCAGGCGCAGCACGCCGTGCGCGATCTGTACCACTTGCTCCAGAAGGCTGGTACTGAGGTCTATTTCGGCATCCATCCCGTCGCCGGCCGCATGCCCGGACACATGAACGTGCTGCTGGCCGAGGTGGACATTCCTTACGACCGGCTGCTCGATCTCGATCAGTGCAATCCCGAGTTCGAGACGGCCGAGATTGCGATGGTCATCGGCGCCAACGACGTCGTCAATCCTGCAGCGCGCCACGACAAGTCGAGCCCGATCTACGGCATGCCGATTCTCAACGTCGATAAGGCGCAGACCGTCATCGTCTGCAAGCGATCGCTCGCCGCAGGCTACGCGGGCGTCGAAAACGAACTCTTCCTCGCGCCCAACACGCTCATGTTCTTCGGCGATGCCAAGAAGTCGATCAGCGATCTGAGCAAAGCGCTGACCGAGCAGTAG
- a CDS encoding NAD(P) transhydrogenase subunit alpha — MTGAWNMMSVLLAQDATPTTRSALLIAVLFILVLASLYGFEIIQKVPATLHTPLMSGSNAISGITIVGALICIIHMEPGHWTVTVLGFLAIVFAMINVVGGFLVTDRMLQMFKRK; from the coding sequence ATGACCGGTGCATGGAACATGATGTCAGTGCTGCTCGCGCAAGACGCGACGCCCACGACGCGCTCGGCGCTGCTGATCGCGGTGCTGTTCATCCTGGTGCTCGCTTCGCTCTACGGATTCGAGATCATCCAGAAGGTGCCGGCGACGCTGCACACCCCGCTGATGAGCGGCTCCAACGCCATCTCAGGCATCACCATCGTCGGCGCGCTCATTTGCATTATTCACATGGAGCCGGGCCACTGGACCGTCACCGTCCTGGGCTTTCTCGCCATCGTGTTTGCGATGATCAACGTCGTCGGCGGCTTTCTCGTCACCGATCGCATGCTGCAGATGTTCAAGAGGAAGTGA
- a CDS encoding Re/Si-specific NAD(P)(+) transhydrogenase subunit alpha — protein MITLGIPNESRSGDQRVALTPDAMKRLSRVGIKVLLESGAGLEAGFDDKAYEGAAVAADANELWSTSDVVAMVGAPTPGDVERMKRGAVLIGMLAPLQNPEIVNACVSAAVTAMAYELVPRITRAQAVDVLSAMSSLAGYKGVLLGATHLPRQFPMMMTAAGTINASKVFIIGAGVAGLQAIATAKRLGAVVEAYDLRPAVKEQVESLGARFIEFQIEKKEGQGGYAAAQSESEQQQQRQQMHNVVIGADVVITTAAVPGRPAPKLIDEDMVRGMNRGSVIVDLAAETGGNCTLTEPGRIVTRHHVTIIGLTGLPATIPYHASQMLSRILTTLLGTIADKQGNLTLNFEDEVVAGMTVTHDGEIVSPRVRQALGLSAVATATQGAAT, from the coding sequence GTGATCACACTTGGCATTCCCAACGAGAGCCGCTCGGGCGACCAGCGCGTCGCGCTGACTCCCGACGCCATGAAGCGGCTCAGCCGCGTCGGCATCAAGGTGCTGCTCGAATCCGGCGCCGGCCTTGAAGCCGGCTTTGACGACAAAGCCTACGAAGGCGCTGCCGTCGCCGCCGACGCGAACGAGCTGTGGAGCACCAGCGACGTCGTCGCGATGGTCGGGGCGCCCACACCGGGCGACGTCGAGCGCATGAAGCGCGGCGCCGTGCTCATCGGCATGCTCGCGCCGCTTCAGAATCCCGAAATCGTCAACGCCTGCGTCTCTGCCGCCGTCACGGCCATGGCCTACGAACTCGTGCCGCGCATCACCCGCGCCCAGGCCGTCGATGTTCTCTCGGCCATGTCGAGCCTGGCGGGCTACAAGGGCGTGCTGCTCGGCGCGACGCACCTGCCCCGGCAGTTCCCGATGATGATGACTGCTGCGGGCACGATCAACGCGTCCAAGGTCTTCATCATCGGGGCCGGCGTTGCGGGACTGCAGGCCATTGCGACCGCCAAGCGTCTGGGCGCCGTCGTCGAAGCCTATGACCTCCGCCCGGCGGTCAAGGAGCAGGTCGAGAGCCTCGGGGCCCGTTTCATCGAGTTCCAGATCGAAAAGAAGGAAGGGCAGGGGGGGTACGCCGCCGCCCAGAGCGAGTCCGAACAGCAGCAGCAGCGCCAGCAGATGCACAACGTGGTGATCGGGGCCGACGTGGTCATCACCACTGCCGCCGTCCCCGGCCGGCCGGCGCCCAAACTGATCGATGAAGACATGGTGCGCGGCATGAATCGCGGCTCAGTCATCGTCGATCTCGCCGCGGAGACGGGCGGCAACTGCACGCTTACTGAGCCCGGCCGCATCGTTACCAGGCACCATGTCACCATCATCGGACTGACCGGCCTGCCTGCGACGATCCCGTACCACGCGAGCCAGATGCTCAGCCGTATCCTCACCACGCTGCTGGGAACAATTGCCGACAAACAGGGGAACCTCACCCTGAACTTCGAGGATGAAGTCGTCGCGGGCATGACTGTGACGCACGACGGGGAAATCGTTTCGCCTCGCGTGCGCCAGGCACTGGGCCTGAGCGCCGTGGCCACCGCGACTCAAGGAGCCGCCACATGA
- a CDS encoding DNRLRE domain-containing protein: protein MRPTTALTCLLAANAFTAAARTQSVVTLYPTADAHTRDVAPNENNGSSDVIWIGRGSFWGLGNIRTFVRFDLLDLLPGNSNAITGAVLSAYQFDTEPAAGGLDTNVHKVTSTWDESTVTWANQPAFASQVWATAQTGDSFYTGWIDWDVTALVQDEITSQSHQGWMYKNTFESAGASRLGYFHSREYAADPSRRLQLNVETALGDAPVMTLAYDSLTAGQTTTFDVTGATPGQRVHFIYSLSGLGEQRVNQLGVTLGLRNPTSAGDAVADSNGHASFARRIPPGAAGRGVWIQAAQQGGVSNIAAARVQ, encoded by the coding sequence ATGCGCCCCACGACCGCCTTGACCTGTCTGCTTGCCGCCAACGCATTCACCGCCGCAGCCCGCACCCAGAGCGTCGTTACGCTCTATCCGACCGCCGACGCCCACACCCGCGACGTTGCGCCAAACGAGAACAACGGCTCATCAGACGTGATCTGGATCGGCCGCGGCTCATTCTGGGGCTTGGGCAACATCCGCACCTTTGTGCGCTTCGACCTGCTCGACCTGCTGCCGGGCAACTCGAACGCGATTACCGGCGCTGTGCTGAGCGCGTACCAGTTCGATACCGAGCCGGCCGCGGGCGGGCTCGACACAAACGTCCACAAGGTCACCTCCACCTGGGATGAGAGCACCGTCACCTGGGCCAACCAGCCGGCTTTTGCCAGCCAGGTCTGGGCCACGGCCCAGACGGGCGACAGTTTCTACACCGGCTGGATCGACTGGGACGTGACCGCTCTCGTGCAGGATGAGATCACGAGCCAGTCGCACCAGGGCTGGATGTACAAGAACACCTTCGAAAGCGCCGGTGCTTCGCGCCTGGGCTACTTCCACAGCCGCGAGTATGCCGCGGACCCCTCGCGGCGCCTCCAACTCAACGTGGAGACGGCGCTGGGCGATGCGCCGGTGATGACGCTGGCTTACGACAGCCTCACCGCGGGCCAGACGACGACATTCGATGTGACCGGCGCGACGCCCGGCCAGCGGGTCCATTTCATCTACAGCCTGTCCGGTCTGGGCGAGCAGCGCGTGAACCAACTGGGCGTCACGCTCGGCCTGCGCAATCCGACCAGCGCCGGCGACGCGGTGGCAGACAGCAACGGCCACGCGTCTTTTGCCCGCCGCATTCCGCCGGGCGCGGCCGGGCGCGGCGTGTGGATTCAGGCGGCACAGCAGGGCGGGGTCTCCAACATCGCCGCCGCCAGGGTACAGTAA
- the dapB gene encoding 4-hydroxy-tetrahydrodipicolinate reductase yields MSERQYINLVVTGASGRVGRLICELAGADEKHWELVGAVAHPRSTRLGQSSFSSADHATVVTPNYGGKCDLVIDFSTPAGTETAIQIALREGAALLVGTTGLPESIVQVLQAAARRIPVLLAPNTSIGVATCARLVEIAARSLGPGYRVEIVEAHHSRKKDAPSGTALMLADAARRGGAAVEREQIHALRGGDVVGEHAVRFAGEGEYIEVTHRATSRSLFALGALRAGQWLVRQPPGFYHMADLLSASVAPADKPAPG; encoded by the coding sequence ATGAGCGAACGCCAGTACATCAACCTCGTGGTGACGGGCGCCAGCGGCCGGGTCGGCCGGCTGATCTGCGAACTGGCGGGCGCTGACGAGAAGCACTGGGAACTGGTCGGAGCCGTGGCCCACCCGCGCAGCACCCGTCTGGGGCAATCTTCGTTCAGCAGCGCCGATCACGCGACAGTCGTCACGCCCAACTACGGCGGCAAGTGTGATCTGGTCATCGACTTCTCGACGCCCGCGGGGACCGAAACCGCCATCCAGATCGCGCTGCGCGAAGGGGCGGCGCTGCTCGTGGGCACGACGGGGCTGCCCGAGTCGATCGTGCAGGTCCTCCAGGCGGCGGCGCGGCGCATCCCCGTGCTGCTGGCGCCCAACACCAGCATTGGCGTGGCGACATGCGCGCGGCTTGTCGAGATCGCCGCGCGCAGCCTCGGGCCGGGGTATCGCGTGGAGATCGTGGAGGCCCATCACAGCCGCAAGAAGGATGCGCCCTCGGGCACGGCGCTCATGCTCGCCGACGCTGCGCGCCGAGGCGGAGCCGCCGTCGAACGCGAACAGATTCACGCGTTGCGCGGCGGCGACGTCGTGGGCGAACACGCCGTTCGCTTTGCCGGCGAGGGTGAATACATCGAGGTCACGCACCGGGCCACCTCGCGATCGCTCTTTGCGCTGGGCGCGCTGCGGGCGGGACAGTGGCTCGTGCGCCAGCCGCCGGGGTTCTACCACATGGCGGATCTGCTCAGCGCGAGCGTGGCGCCGGCTGATAAACCCGCGCCCGGCTGA
- a CDS encoding TIGR00159 family protein has translation MFENLSQLLTRLNNYSKIEVAIELAIIWLVVFIIVRFLRDTGGAGIIKGLALLLVVGTVFVRVLAQNGESFQRLNFLYDKALGFAAIGVLVIFQPELRRALIRLGEATFFRASRSELAPMIEALVQACEFNSKNRIGLLVAIVRRVGLSGIVENGTQLNAEVSAPLLQSIFWPNSALHDLGVVIQGKRVLAASVQFPLTKRSDVDPRLGSRHRAALGITEESDCLAVVVSEETGGISVAERGQLNRMESIDHLRTFLAQRLLTEANSNGPVIEETGFSDESSTKETSRERRDAGADSEEKAEA, from the coding sequence GTGTTTGAGAACCTCAGCCAACTTCTGACCCGCCTCAACAACTACTCGAAAATCGAGGTGGCGATCGAACTGGCCATCATCTGGCTGGTCGTTTTCATCATCGTGCGGTTCCTCCGCGACACCGGCGGGGCCGGCATCATCAAGGGCCTCGCCCTGCTGCTCGTGGTCGGCACAGTCTTCGTGCGCGTGCTGGCCCAGAACGGCGAGAGCTTCCAGCGGCTCAACTTCCTCTACGACAAGGCGCTGGGCTTTGCGGCCATCGGCGTGCTCGTCATCTTCCAGCCCGAACTCCGCCGGGCCCTCATCCGCCTTGGCGAGGCGACCTTCTTCCGGGCTTCCCGCTCCGAACTGGCCCCGATGATCGAAGCGCTCGTCCAGGCCTGCGAATTCAACAGCAAGAACCGAATCGGCCTGCTCGTGGCGATCGTGCGCCGCGTCGGGCTCAGCGGCATCGTGGAGAACGGCACGCAACTCAACGCCGAAGTCTCCGCGCCGCTGCTCCAGTCCATCTTCTGGCCCAACAGCGCCCTGCACGATCTCGGCGTGGTCATCCAGGGCAAGCGCGTCTTGGCGGCGTCCGTGCAGTTTCCCCTGACCAAACGATCCGACGTCGATCCTCGCCTCGGCTCGCGCCACCGGGCTGCTCTGGGTATCACCGAAGAGTCCGACTGCCTCGCCGTCGTCGTCAGCGAAGAGACCGGGGGCATCTCCGTGGCCGAGCGCGGCCAGCTCAATCGCATGGAGAGCATCGACCACCTTCGCACGTTTCTGGCCCAGCGGCTGCTGACGGAAGCCAACTCGAATGGCCCCGTGATCGAAGAAACCGGCTTCTCGGATGAGTCGTCCACCAAAGAGACCAGTCGCGAACGGCGCGACGCCGGAGCGGACAGTGAAGAGAAGGCTGAAGCATGA
- the rplU gene encoding 50S ribosomal protein L21 yields the protein MYAIIEDSGSQIKVTKGDVLQLDHRHVEDGAEIVFDRVLMTGSGEGDAKIGQPYLSGAKVTGKVVRHELGEKLDVYKFRRRTGYKRKTGHRQPYIAVEITDIKG from the coding sequence GTGTACGCGATCATCGAAGACAGCGGCAGCCAGATCAAAGTCACCAAGGGTGATGTCCTCCAACTCGACCATCGCCATGTCGAGGACGGGGCCGAAATCGTCTTTGACCGCGTCCTCATGACCGGCAGCGGCGAAGGCGACGCGAAGATCGGCCAGCCGTATCTCAGCGGCGCCAAGGTGACGGGCAAAGTCGTCCGACACGAACTGGGCGAGAAGCTCGACGTGTACAAGTTCCGCCGGCGCACCGGCTACAAGCGCAAGACCGGCCACCGCCAGCCCTACATCGCCGTCGAGATCACCGACATCAAGGGCTGA
- a CDS encoding HIT family protein, whose protein sequence is MSDLDHLFERIAAGEIPSHRVYEDEHVYAFLDINPLSRGHTLVIPRQRYVKLHEVPEDVAAALGRAVARIAGAVIAATGATAYNVLQNNGAPAGQAVPHVHFHIIPKYADGSGLPHHWPARPIDKAEAPRLAQAIAQRLA, encoded by the coding sequence ATGTCCGATCTCGACCACCTCTTCGAGCGCATCGCCGCGGGCGAGATTCCCTCGCACCGCGTGTACGAAGACGAGCACGTCTACGCGTTTCTGGATATCAACCCGCTCAGCCGGGGGCACACGCTGGTCATCCCCAGGCAGCGCTACGTGAAACTGCACGAGGTGCCCGAGGACGTGGCGGCCGCGCTGGGCCGGGCCGTGGCGCGCATCGCCGGGGCGGTGATTGCGGCGACGGGCGCTACGGCGTACAACGTGCTGCAGAACAATGGCGCGCCCGCGGGCCAGGCCGTGCCGCACGTGCACTTTCACATCATCCCCAAGTACGCCGACGGCTCGGGCCTGCCGCACCACTGGCCGGCGCGGCCCATCGACAAGGCCGAAGCGCCCCGGCTGGCCCAGGCGATCGCCCAGCGCCTGGCGTAG